CGGTCTTGCTGGTCTAGTTACGCTTGCGGGGTTCTACTTCAGTCTGCCACGCCAGGAGCACGACGCCATCTTCAAGGAGGGGCAGTTGCTTGACGCACCCGCGCGTCCAACTATCGACCACGATCAATCCGATAGTCTCTACTACTTCCGGTTCTTCACAAATAACCTGAGCCGAGGATACTTTGTTCTGGCGGTTGGCGGCTTTGCGCTCATGCTTCTACGCGAACGCAGAAGAGGATTGTTCGCCGCGCTGAGCTTTGCGGCGCCAGTCTTCGTGTTGAACTTCCTGATTGGCTACCGCCGTCATCGTTTTATGTTCTTCGCGTACCCATTCTTCGTAATCGCGTGCGCCTATGCGCTGGTACGTGCGTTCGAGTTCATTCTCTCTGCGCGGTCCTCGATTTGGCGGCTTGCGATTACATTGCCGCTACTCGTATTTTTCGTGCGTTTGGGGATCTCCACCGCCGATCTTGCCGAGGACAGCATTCGCGTGGCACGGGGCGACGATGTAACGCTCGCCGTCGCGCATCCGCAGTGGCGTAAGCCGTGCGAGTACGTGAAGGCGCACGCGGATGTCGCCGCAATACTCACGACTTCCTATTTGCCCGTGTACCATTACGTGGGGCGCGTCGACAATTGGTATCCGAGCCGCGTAGTCGTGTGGGAGCGCGCCGAGACGGGGTTGCACGGGCTCGAAGGAGTGGAAGACCTCAAAGCGTTTGTGAAAGAACATCCAAAGGGGTACTTCATAGCCGAATACAGGCGTTTTGAGCACTCTGGCATGTTTGCGGAGGATGTCGCCTGGGTTCAGGCGAATATGAAGCGAGTGGATGAGGCGTGCAGCGGCGATATAACGGTATATGCGTGGGGCATGTGACGTGTCTGGCGTATCGTGGCAGTTTGAGAGGCCGCTCATCTACAATGCCCGAAAGAACCGCTGGCAAGGGAAGCCCTTAGTCCGCAATTTGCACCGGCGCGATTGAGCGCCGACGCAAATTGCTCACATGCAAGACTTGGAGGTTATGCCATGAGGATTTCTCGCGAACACACTCTGTTTTCGGAGAGCCGCTTAGGTATTCGCCGCAAGTTTGGCAAGCGCATTGGTTACGAGAGAAGGTCAAGTGTGTTCGTGAGAAATCCGGATTAGAATCATGGACTATGCCAAGAACTACGAGCGTTGCTGCCTCGAACAGACCAATGTCATTCACCGGCTGTTCATCGATCTCATGTCGCGAAAGGCGCAGTCGATAGGTCAGAAGAGCCACAAGATTTGGTCGATGAAGTATGTTATTGATCACTATTTCGTGGGGCGCAGTGGTCTTCGCGTGTTGGATTGCGGCGCGTGGAACGGCTGGTTCTTGAGTTACGAGTCGCCGGCGGTTGCGCAGCGAATTGCCCTTGATTTCGACGACCACTATGCGGGCGCACTGCGGCAGGACGGGATCGATTTCGTGATGGCGGACATGGAGAAGGGGTGGTTCCCTTTGGCTTCAGATAGCATTGATCTGCTTGCCATGACCAGCACCTTGGAGCATTTGAATTGTCCGGAGAAGATTGCCGTTGAAATCCGCAGGGTGTTGAGGCCGGGCGGAGTGGTGTTTGTCACGGTTCCGGACATCATGAAGTACAAGTTCCGCTTCTGGAACGACATTACCCACAAACGCCCGTTTACGCAGGGGGCACTCAAGTTCCTGTTCGAGACGCATGAGTTCGAGACCGTCGAACTTGGCCCGTACAATCACAATCTGTTTATTGCGGGCAATCTCTTTCCTCCGCGAATTCATCATTTCTTAATGCGGTTTCGCGGCGACGCCCTTCTATACATAGGAAGGAAAGGTGCATCGTGACACGTCCGCAAGCCCAACTCTTTGACCGGTTGTCTGCGAGTGACCGGCTCTATGACTACGAGAAAAACGCATTGGAACGCATCAATGCGTTGGTTCCCGACAAGGGGCGTGTGTTGGACCTGGGGTGTGGGGACGGCATTATCGGCGCTGCGTTCGACACTGCTTTTGTGGTGGGAGTGGATGTCTCATTTCGTTGCGCGCGATTGTCGGGGGCCAAAGGCATTCGCGCAATTGTGGGCGACGCAACAGAGGCATTGCCCTTTGCCGCCGAGGCGTTCGATACGGTGTTTTGCGTGGATGTTCTGCATCACCTGGAACAAAAATGGGAAGGCGTGTTCGCTGAATTGGACCGCGTCCTGCGGCCCGGCGGTACAATGGCCATTGTGGAGCCAGATGCACGAAATCCGTTCGTGCGGTGGACTCAAGCTCCGGGCTCGCCGATTCGTGTGGCGCCGTTTGATAACGAGCCTGCCATCTACCCGGATGAGTTGAG
This genomic stretch from Candidatus Hydrogenedentota bacterium harbors:
- a CDS encoding class I SAM-dependent methyltransferase; the encoded protein is MDYAKNYERCCLEQTNVIHRLFIDLMSRKAQSIGQKSHKIWSMKYVIDHYFVGRSGLRVLDCGAWNGWFLSYESPAVAQRIALDFDDHYAGALRQDGIDFVMADMEKGWFPLASDSIDLLAMTSTLEHLNCPEKIAVEIRRVLRPGGVVFVTVPDIMKYKFRFWNDITHKRPFTQGALKFLFETHEFETVELGPYNHNLFIAGNLFPPRIHHFLMRFRGDALLYIGRKGAS
- a CDS encoding class I SAM-dependent methyltransferase, which encodes MHRKERCIVTRPQAQLFDRLSASDRLYDYEKNALERINALVPDKGRVLDLGCGDGIIGAAFDTAFVVGVDVSFRCARLSGAKGIRAIVGDATEALPFAAEAFDTVFCVDVLHHLEQKWEGVFAELDRVLRPGGTMAIVEPDARNPFVRWTQAPGSPIRVAPFDNEPAIYPDELSPHLLGLGYEVSYSQIHILGEQVERSVFPLWQRIAKAPFTLALAYWYRNMPNKFAMIARKPCR
- a CDS encoding glycosyltransferase family 39 protein — encoded protein: MNEPAHSERTTWWEWLLLAIAVATAGVLGFANLGLPSLWHDELIHVYAGKEILRTGLPLLLGGPMYTGGPLHSYLLAGVIALFGDSEAVVRAPTVCFAMLNVLLTYLIARRLFGRGTALTAAFLLATSPWSVAWSRQARFYTMNQTAYLAMLVAYWKFGEAASWKRCATWGLGTLGGYVGGLATAPHGILFLGPLGAYAALRAVYERTVRSRWVLALAVVGLAGLVTLAGFYFSLPRQEHDAIFKEGQLLDAPARPTIDHDQSDSLYYFRFFTNNLSRGYFVLAVGGFALMLLRERRRGLFAALSFAAPVFVLNFLIGYRRHRFMFFAYPFFVIACAYALVRAFEFILSARSSIWRLAITLPLLVFFVRLGISTADLAEDSIRVARGDDVTLAVAHPQWRKPCEYVKAHADVAAILTTSYLPVYHYVGRVDNWYPSRVVVWERAETGLHGLEGVEDLKAFVKEHPKGYFIAEYRRFEHSGMFAEDVAWVQANMKRVDEACSGDITVYAWGM